TGAGGCTTCGTTAAAAAAATAAATCCTAAAAACTCAAACAATCTAAAAGGATGTTTGAGTTTTTTTGTGAAAACTTTTTCCTTCCCGAGATCGGAAAGGTTAAGTAGAACAGTACAATAGTTATATTACATTTCAATAACTTTTCCATAAACAAAGGCAGGATATTTCAACTTATAGTAGAATAGATTAAACAACTTAGAAGATGGGGAAGAGACGATGTTAAAAAAAATACTGAAATCCTATGACTATTCATTGATCATTGTTGTTGCGCTCTTGTGCTTGTTCGGCCTTGTCATGGTTTACAGTGCCAGCATGGTCACTGCCATCCAAAGGTATGATTATCCTAGTGATTTTTTCTTCCAAAAACAGAAGTTCAATTTACTGCTTGCAACATTCCTTTTTGTTTTAGCGGCGTTGTTCCCTTACAAGGCGATGAAAAGCACAAAGCTATTAATGCTAATGGTAGCTTTTATCCTGGGTGGATTGGGCGCACTGTTTTTATTCGGAAAAGTGACGAACAATGCATTGAGCTGGTTTGAATTAGGCGCTAGAAGTCTGCAGCCTTCAGAGTTTGCGAAGTTAAGTGTAATCATCTATCTATCAGCCGTATATGCTAAAAAGCAAGCCTACATAAACCAGTTCAACAAAGGGGTGGTTCCACCTCTTGTTTACTTGATTTTAGTGTGTATGCTGGTCGCGATTCAGCCTGACTTTGGTACTGCGGCAATTATTTTTGCTATTGCCTCAACAATTATTATTTCATCAGGGATGAACCTGAAAAATATCGCCAAACTGATTTTATTTGGACTTGCATTCCTTACTCCTTTTATTCTGTTTCTTCAGGATGAAATTTTTTCTGAAAC
The window above is part of the Mesobacillus jeotgali genome. Proteins encoded here:
- a CDS encoding FtsW/RodA/SpoVE family cell cycle protein: MLKKILKSYDYSLIIVVALLCLFGLVMVYSASMVTAIQRYDYPSDFFFQKQKFNLLLATFLFVLAALFPYKAMKSTKLLMLMVAFILGGLGALFLFGKVTNNALSWFELGARSLQPSEFAKLSVIIYLSAVYAKKQAYINQFNKGVVPPLVYLILVCMLVAIQPDFGTAAIIFAIASTIIISSGMNLKNIAKLILFGLAFLTPFILFLQDEIFSETRVGRFTAYSNPFTDEQNTGYHLANSYYAIGSGGLKGLGLGESVQKLGYLPEPHTDFIIAIISEELGIFGVGFVLLSLAFIVLKGIHIGLKCKDPFGSLLAIGIASMIGIQSFVNLGGASGVIPLTGVPLPFVSYGGSSLLQLAIATGILVNVSMFVNYEEKYKKDKASEPKSSPALVNQNTFKFRS